ACTCAGGAAGTTGCTCATGCCCATCGAGAAGCCGTCGGCGAAGAGGTTCGCGGCGCCGAGGACGAGCACGATGGCGGGGTCGAGAGCGGCGCCGGCCACGCCCGCGACGACGGCGAACGTGGTGACGATGCCGTCGTTGGCGCCGTAGATGATTTCGGGGAGATACCGGCCCCGATCGGTCACGTCGTCGCCGAGAAGCGTATCGAGCATACGTCGGCTTGCACGGCGGGTACCGTAGCCTTGGCGCCGAGCTATATACGTCAGCGGCGCCAACTGATTCTTATGTTGACACGCGTGCTGGTGCCGCTCGACGACTCACCGCTCGCGACGCGGGCACTCGAACACGCTCTCGACGAGTGGTCGGACGCCGAGGTGGTCGTCCTCCACGTCGTCGATCCACTCGACGCCATCTACGAGTCGGAGGTCGGGGGGCCAATCGAGGCGGAGCGGTGGTACGAATCCGAGATGGAAGCCACCGAGGATCTGTTCGACCGGGCACGGGCGCGGGCGGCCGAGACGGACGTCTCGCTTCGGACGGCGACGGCCGTCGGCAACCCGGGGCGGGAAATCGTCCGCTACGTCGCGGCCAACGACGTCGACCACGTCGTCCTGGGGAGTCACGGCCGTCGTGGTCTCGAACGACTCGTCCTCGGGAGCGTCGCGGAACGGGTACTCCGACGGGCCGAGGCGACGGTGACCGTGGTTCGCTAGAATCCGATGCCCAACACGAACACCACGAACACCGTGACGGCGGCGGCGGGGACGAACGTGAGGGCGAACACCGCCTTGCTCCAGTCGAGGACGGTCTTCCCGTCGAGCGCCCCGAACGGGATGAGGTTGAACGCCGCCAGAAAGAGGTTGATGGCGACGCCCCGGCCGCCGAGCAGGGAGAGCAGCGGCGACCCGACGAGGAGGCCGGTGACGTAAATCGGGGCGAAAACCAGGGCGAGCAGCCCGTTCGTCACCGGCCCGGCGAGGGCGATGAGGCCGTGTTCCCGCGCCGTGAGCCGGCCGCGGTGGTGGACGGCCCCCGGCGCGGCAAAGAGGAAGCCGACCATGGCGCTCACGACGGCGATAAAGAGCATGCCGTAGTCGGCGCGGAACTCGGCGATCTGATCGAACCGGACCGCGACCACCTTGTGGGCGAGTTCGTGGAGCAGAAAGCCGAGGCCGGCGGTGACCAGCGAGACGACGAGGGGCTGGATCAGTCCCTGGTCGACGAGCATCGAGAGGGCGCGGCTTCCACCGCCGGCGAAGAAGATGGCGAAGGCGACGCCGAGGGCCACCCACGCGATGGCCAGGTCCTGCAGTTCGCGGGAACTGAACGTCAGGTTCACGCGACGGTCCTCCAGAGGAGTTCGGCGCTGTTTCTCGCCCCTTCGAGCATGAGTCGCGAGACGCCCTCGACGCCGCCGATTTCGGTGGCGAAGAGGGGAAGGACGTACACCGCAAAGAGGAGGCTCGCGATCATGCTCCCGATGTTCGTCATCGCGACGACCATGATGAGCCTGAAGAGTGGCACGTCGAACATCTGCCCGATCAGCGTCCGGATCGGCGTCTCCTCGTCGCTCAAGAGTTCGTTGAGCGTCCCGATGTCGCTCACGTTGACCGCGGTGTGTCGGAGTTCGACGTAGCCGGTGAACCACCCCGGGGCGAGCAGTGGGTTGACGGAGGTCATCCACGCGACGAGGCCGCCGACGAGCGTCGAGTCCCAGCGCGCGCCCGCGAGGCGGGCGAGGCCGGCCGCGAAGACGCCGTTGACGACGAACCACGCGGCAAAGAGCCGAAGGAGGAAGCCGTCGCGGACCCCCGCCATCGCGAGGAGGACGAAGAAGGCGACGAAGCCGAGCGAGACGAGGACGCCCGCGGCCTTCAGCCACGGGACGCCACCGCCCGAGTCGGTGCCGACGAGCGACTCCCACGGCGGGAGCGTCTCCGGCGCGTCGAGGTAGCCCTCGATGCCCTCCCGGTGGCCCGCGCCGACGACGGCGACGACGTGGTGGCCGGCGTCGCGCAGTCGCACGAGTTCGTGGGCGATGTAGGCGTCGCGTTCGTCGATCAGGGCGCGGGCGCCGGCGGGGCTGAAGGTGCGGAACTCCTCCATCATGACGCTCACCACGTCGGCGTCGGTGAGTTCCGCGACGTCGAACTCGTCGAACTCCTCGTCGGCCGTCGCGCCGTAGCCGGCACGGTCGGCGAGGAAGCCGACGACGAGGCCGACGGTCACGCCGCCGGCGAGGCCGAGCGTGAGGCTGCCGACGATGCGGGCGACGAACGTGCCGAGCGAGGCGACGACGCCGTCGGCGAGGCCGAGACCGACGCCGCCGATCAGGCCGGCCGCGACGCCGACGCCCGCGGCGGCGAACAGGCGGTCGTCGGGACCGAGGGCGTCGACGGCGTCCGCGAGCGTGTGGACGACGAATCCGACGGCGATAGCGAGCAGGACGCCGCCCGTCACGCGGGCCAGGATGGGCGTCGAGAGGCCGAGCGAGGGGCCAAAGAGGCCCAGCAGGGGACCGAGGACGACGCCGACGAAGACGCCGAGCGCGAGGCCGAGGCCGCGGGCGTCCGTGAGCCCGAAGGCGAGGCCGCCGACGAGGCGGAACTTCTCCAGAACACCCATTCGCGCCCAGAACCGCTGGATGGTCGTCTGGATGTCGCGGTCGACCAGCGCCACGCCGATGCCGAGGTCCTCGGCCGTCTCGACGGCCGCGAGCATGTCGGCGCCGGGCTGGATGTCGAACTTCTCGCCCAGCCGCGACTGGACGTAGGAGAGCATCCAGTAGGCCAGAAACTGAAAGACGGTGTTGCCCCGGAGCAGGTCGCCGGGTTCGATGTCGTCGGGCGTCTCGCCCTGCATCTGTCGGTAGCGCCCCTCGTCGAGTTCGACGGCGACCACGTCCGGCCGGTCGGCCTCGATCACCTCCTCGACCTCTCGCACGCTCTCGGCGGAGACGTGGGCCGTGCCCACGACGCGGACACGACCCTCGCCCTCGGTCGAGGCGGCGGCGTCACTCATCACCGGTCGCTACTGGGGCACGCTTTTTACCCTTGTCGGAGAGAGGCGGGGTATGGTCTCCATCGAGAACGAAGCCGCGCTGGCATCGACCCGCGCGCGGGAGACGGCACTGGCCTGCGTCCGGGCCGGCATCGACGCCGCACGACCGGACCGCGTCGTCGCCGATTCGGTCCGCCTCGACGGCGACCGACTCCACGTCGCCGACGCCACCTACGACCTCTCTGGCGTGGATCGGATCGTCGCCGTCGGCGGCGGGAAGGCCGCGGACGGCGTCGCGGACGCGCTTGAGACGGTCCTCGGCGACCGCATCGCCGCGGGCGCCGTCGTGACGCCCGACCCGAGCGAGCGCGAGGACCACCGCATCGAGCGCCTGCGCGGCCACCACCCCGTTCCCAGCGAGGAGGGAGTGGAGGGAACCGACCGCATCCACGAACTCGTCGCCGACGCCGACGAGCGAACGCTCGTCCTCGCTATCGTCACCGGCGGGGGGAGTGCCCTGCTTCCCGCGCCCGCGGAGGGCATCACCCTCTCGGACCTGCAGACGACGACCGACGCGCTCCTCGACGCCGGGGCCGAAATCGGCGCGCTCAACGCCGTCCGCAAACACCTCTCGACGCTCAAAGGGGGCGGCCTCGCCGAACTCGCCGCGCCCGCGACGGTGGTCGGCCTCATGTTCAGCGACGTGGTCGGCAACGATCTGAGCGTCATCGCCAGCGGCCCGACCGCCCCCGACGAGTCGACGTACGCGGACGCCCTCGACGCGCTGGAGCGGTACGGCGTCGACCCGCCCGAGGCGGTCCGCGAGCGGCTGGAAGCCGGCGCGGCGGGCGACCTGCCCGAGACGCCGCGGGCCGACGACCCCGTCTTCGACCGGGTGACGAACCACGTCCTCGCGGACGGCTTCACCGCCATCGACGCCGCACGGGAAGTGGCCGCCGACCGGGGGTACGACCCCTGCGTCCTCTCCTCGTCGGTCCGGGGCGAGGCGCGAGAGGCGGCGCTGACCCACGTCGCCGTCGCTGAGGAAGTCGAGGCGACGGGGAATCCCCTCGAGGCGCCGGCCGTCGTCCTCTCCGGCGGGGAGGCGACGGTCACCGTCCGCGGCGACGGCGTGGGCGGCCCGAACGCCGAGTTCGCGCTGGCGGCGGCCATCGAACTCCCCGACGGGGCGACGCTCGCCTGCGTCGACACCGACGGCAAGGACGGCAGCAGCGACTTCGCGGGCGCCCTCGTCGACGCCGACACCGTGGACGACGCCCGCGAGGCCCGGGCGGCGCTCGGGAACAGCGACGCCTACGGCTACCTCGGCGAACGGGGGGTCGTCATCAGCACCGGGGCGACGGGGACGAACGTCAACGACCTGCGGGTGCTGGTCGTCGAGTAGGCGCCGCTGGCGGGGACGAAGCGAAAGAAAAACGCGAGAGACGGCCGGTGAACCGCCCGTCAGCAGGATCGACGGTCGTCAGTTGGTCGCCGAGTCGAGGACGAGCGTGTCGTCTTCGAGGTAGTGCTCGATGTGGTGGGCGTGCTCTTCCATCGTCACGAGGTTCTGGCGGAGCATCTCGGCGGTGGCGTGGTCGCCGAGGCCCTCGGCGAGTTCGACGTGGTCGCGGACCGTCTCGATGATGTCGCCGTACATCTCCATGTCGTTGTGGAGCGAGGTCCGGATGTCGTAGACATCGTCGCCCTCGGGGGAGACGGGGGCGTTCTCTTCGAGGCGCTTGCCGCCGGCGAGGGGGACGCCGCCGAGCGCCTGGGCGCGCTCCGCGATTTCGTCGGCCGCCTCCTCGGCGTCCTCGGCCGCCTCGCCGAGGAACTCGTGGATCGAGAGGAACTCCGCGCCCTCGACGTTCCAGTGGTGCTTTTTCAGCTGATGGTAGAGGACGTACGTCGCGGCGAGGTCGGTGTTGAGCGCCTCGACGAGC
This window of the Haloplanus rubicundus genome carries:
- a CDS encoding universal stress protein; this encodes MLTRVLVPLDDSPLATRALEHALDEWSDAEVVVLHVVDPLDAIYESEVGGPIEAERWYESEMEATEDLFDRARARAAETDVSLRTATAVGNPGREIVRYVAANDVDHVVLGSHGRRGLERLVLGSVAERVLRRAEATVTVVR
- the dpsA gene encoding DNA starvation/stationary phase protection protein DpsA; this translates as MSTQESVRQQADEVEATEALRLDQEKTEQLVEALNTDLAATYVLYHQLKKHHWNVEGAEFLSIHEFLGEAAEDAEEAADEIAERAQALGGVPLAGGKRLEENAPVSPEGDDVYDIRTSLHNDMEMYGDIIETVRDHVELAEGLGDHATAEMLRQNLVTMEEHAHHIEHYLEDDTLVLDSATN
- a CDS encoding TraB/GumN family protein; protein product: MSDAAASTEGEGRVRVVGTAHVSAESVREVEEVIEADRPDVVAVELDEGRYRQMQGETPDDIEPGDLLRGNTVFQFLAYWMLSYVQSRLGEKFDIQPGADMLAAVETAEDLGIGVALVDRDIQTTIQRFWARMGVLEKFRLVGGLAFGLTDARGLGLALGVFVGVVLGPLLGLFGPSLGLSTPILARVTGGVLLAIAVGFVVHTLADAVDALGPDDRLFAAAGVGVAAGLIGGVGLGLADGVVASLGTFVARIVGSLTLGLAGGVTVGLVVGFLADRAGYGATADEEFDEFDVAELTDADVVSVMMEEFRTFSPAGARALIDERDAYIAHELVRLRDAGHHVVAVVGAGHREGIEGYLDAPETLPPWESLVGTDSGGGVPWLKAAGVLVSLGFVAFFVLLAMAGVRDGFLLRLFAAWFVVNGVFAAGLARLAGARWDSTLVGGLVAWMTSVNPLLAPGWFTGYVELRHTAVNVSDIGTLNELLSDEETPIRTLIGQMFDVPLFRLIMVVAMTNIGSMIASLLFAVYVLPLFATEIGGVEGVSRLMLEGARNSAELLWRTVA
- a CDS encoding zinc metalloprotease — its product is MNLTFSSRELQDLAIAWVALGVAFAIFFAGGGSRALSMLVDQGLIQPLVVSLVTAGLGFLLHELAHKVVAVRFDQIAEFRADYGMLFIAVVSAMVGFLFAAPGAVHHRGRLTAREHGLIALAGPVTNGLLALVFAPIYVTGLLVGSPLLSLLGGRGVAINLFLAAFNLIPFGALDGKTVLDWSKAVFALTFVPAAAVTVFVVFVLGIGF
- a CDS encoding glycerate kinase type-2 family protein, with the translated sequence MENEAALASTRARETALACVRAGIDAARPDRVVADSVRLDGDRLHVADATYDLSGVDRIVAVGGGKAADGVADALETVLGDRIAAGAVVTPDPSEREDHRIERLRGHHPVPSEEGVEGTDRIHELVADADERTLVLAIVTGGGSALLPAPAEGITLSDLQTTTDALLDAGAEIGALNAVRKHLSTLKGGGLAELAAPATVVGLMFSDVVGNDLSVIASGPTAPDESTYADALDALERYGVDPPEAVRERLEAGAAGDLPETPRADDPVFDRVTNHVLADGFTAIDAAREVAADRGYDPCVLSSSVRGEAREAALTHVAVAEEVEATGNPLEAPAVVLSGGEATVTVRGDGVGGPNAEFALAAAIELPDGATLACVDTDGKDGSSDFAGALVDADTVDDAREARAALGNSDAYGYLGERGVVISTGATGTNVNDLRVLVVE